Genomic DNA from Mus musculus strain C57BL/6J chromosome Y, GRCm38.p6 C57BL/6J:
agagtcttggtccagcattcactcccaacccataaccattgcccatcaggaattcatatatatgacagaggcaacagcattgtgtctggtttaaatgggcaagatcttcagtcccaggcaatgggcaagtatgatatttgaagggaatggaagccacaagacagtgtgatctaccacaacaggtctacagccaggtagaagacaatacatctgaagagtctgagcatgacatcactcaagaagaagagtaggaggaagccttcttcccaggccctggggaatattgttggctgcagaatttctcacgggtggaaggaaggtaatgagcctgtcacccattggaaggccatcattctaggtcaactgccaacaaacccttctctttatttggtgaagtatgacagaattgacagtgtctacggacaggagctccacagcgatgagaggattttaaatcttaaggtcttgcctcacaaagtagtttttcctcaggtgagggatgtccacctcgcaggcgcactggttggcagagaggtacaacacaaatttgaggggaaagatggctctga
This window encodes:
- the Gm21469 gene encoding Y-linked testis-specific protein 1-like, which codes for MTSLKKKSRRKPSSQALGNIVGCRISHGWKEGNEPVTHWKAIILGQLPTNPSLYLVKYDRIDSVYGQELHSDERILNLKVLPHKVVFPQVRDVHLAGALVGREVQHKFEGKDGSEDNWSGMVLAQVPFLQDYFYISYKKDPVLYVYQLLDDYKEGNLHIIPETPLAEARSGDDNDFLIGSWVQYTRDDGSKKFGKVVYKVLANPTVYFIKFLGDLHIYVYTLVSNIT